One stretch of Paenibacillus sp. AN1007 DNA includes these proteins:
- a CDS encoding DUF5071 domain-containing protein, with protein sequence MNIITMLPKDKHDFEAVEKLSKCSKDELRDVLPELMKWLQDGNWPISQPVEDILLRFGDELIPHVRDVFQTRDPQWEYFMLTGLISRLPLECLYMLKPDLERIIDQPTYSEVLEEMDEAIILLLNKIK encoded by the coding sequence ATGAATATCATAACGATGTTACCCAAAGATAAACATGACTTTGAAGCTGTAGAGAAGCTTTCCAAATGCAGTAAGGATGAGCTGAGAGATGTCTTACCTGAGCTTATGAAGTGGTTACAGGATGGGAACTGGCCGATTTCTCAGCCGGTGGAAGACATACTGTTGAGGTTTGGAGACGAATTGATTCCGCATGTTCGAGATGTATTCCAAACGAGAGATCCGCAGTGGGAGTATTTCATGCTGACAGGCCTTATCTCCCGATTACCTTTAGAATGTTTATATATGCTAAAGCCTGACTTAGAAAGAATAATTGACCAGCCTACGTATAGCGAGGTGCTTGAGGAGATGGATGAAGCCATCATACTTTTGCTCAACAAGATAAAGTAG
- a CDS encoding barstar family protein: protein MINNKYSLIDDETGLTIGRCLDQKGLTGSCIEKIDGEDFHKITFVDFGYDEEFAAYCKHRKTYINNVYLTILNDEENPIGSYYFVLKESYAYDPFSDFDEVLQQLEFVGNLVEVAAEESLLVWDMRRTPLAKKNEWIGLSCEQRLAWLEAARLFSSTKPITEDQQQGHYYIDAAHVTDPASFFCALGEAVNGPGGYFGYSLDSLEDCLCGGFGAREPFVIHLFNVDDKMKAQDSFFYQIKEILTERNVTISCSSFDKTGSY, encoded by the coding sequence GGGCTGACTGGAAGCTGTATTGAGAAAATAGATGGCGAAGATTTTCATAAAATCACGTTCGTAGATTTTGGATATGATGAAGAGTTTGCAGCGTACTGCAAGCATCGTAAAACATATATTAACAACGTATATCTGACTATTCTTAACGATGAAGAAAATCCAATTGGATCTTATTATTTTGTTCTTAAAGAGTCTTATGCTTATGATCCATTTTCGGATTTCGATGAAGTGCTGCAGCAGCTTGAATTCGTTGGAAATTTGGTTGAAGTGGCGGCAGAAGAGAGTCTTTTGGTTTGGGATATGCGCAGAACACCTCTTGCTAAAAAGAATGAGTGGATAGGATTGTCCTGCGAACAACGCCTGGCATGGTTAGAAGCTGCCCGATTATTTTCCAGTACCAAACCAATTACAGAAGATCAACAGCAAGGCCATTATTATATCGATGCAGCCCATGTAACCGATCCTGCTTCTTTTTTCTGTGCACTAGGTGAGGCTGTAAACGGGCCGGGCGGGTACTTTGGTTACAGTTTGGATAGTCTGGAGGACTGTCTTTGCGGTGGATTTGGAGCAAGAGAGCCGTTCGTCATTCATTTATTTAATGTAGATGATAAAATGAAAGCACAGGACAGCTTCTTTTATCAAATAAAAGAAATACTTACTGAGAGGAACGTAACGATTAGCTGTAGTTCATTTGATAAAACGGGTTCATATTAG